From one Lycium barbarum isolate Lr01 chromosome 6, ASM1917538v2, whole genome shotgun sequence genomic stretch:
- the LOC132643852 gene encoding uncharacterized protein LOC132643852, giving the protein MGFKGSMYTWWNGKADGQCIFKRLDRCLANQRLQSLYPNFEVEHLIKQGSDHSPLLITCKADSRVIRKSFRFLNFWIDHPSFLDVVKNNWNGIHGSDPFYIFHSRLKKLSKVLSKWSRDTYGNIFKQIDTLEEIVKIHEQEFEKNPSGANRERLQKVQAELINFYAVEEKFWKQNQECSVWLDREEDIVEEAITFFQSQFTAETEATDFELLKHIPKLISEEQNKEINEFPEENEIKNAIFGLNVNSAGGPDGYTGKFFQATWEIIAKDIITMVHSFFCGHELPRYITCTNLVLLPKNKDVVTCSDLRPISLSNFISKVFSRIINERLVKLLPLIISPQQTGFVKGRSIVKNILLVQEIVHEIRIRGKLANTVIKLDMAKAYDRVSWLFLTKVLRKMGFGEFLIDMVYRLISNNWYSILINGQAQGFFKSTKGVKQGDPLSPTLFIIAAECMTRALNELHKKEGYVGYGMPKWSPYINHLAYADDTIIFTSAQPHTLKLVMNTLAEYEKISGQKINKEKSAFYQSVSQTLANSVVECTHIPRKEFLFTYLGIPIYYGRKRIAHFKEITEKIHNRLGLWTRKLLSIGGKTTLINHVLQSMPIHLLSACDPPSGVFAQIHGMFAKFFWSNSVGNSSKHWDIWWQLKQGNSYFWLDNWTGKGSLCHNLPPNHPCDLTVVLVNEVQEEGRWKEEQIRALVPKEMANHILQHVQPPTGKDTVDKAYWKLDSRGIFTVSSAYQVMRQRREVNKVYEYIWIKGLPTKICFFMWRMWKSKLPLDETLKKWGFQFASRCNCYEIPKEETISHVFLNSHVAQTIWKYFCGPAGFNISGMHLSQVINLWWEATVNQHIRRIYQVIPTIIVWEIWKRRNAILHGGKMTVNKLKYQILHTVDLFMKASRKNFRYAPYSWMDFIKALHAYSPKLKVIQVCWKPPDNGWIKCNIDGASRGNPGRSSWSFCVRNSDGDLIYAQAKEMKDGHFSNTHAEVEAILQALRYMNRMNILQMVVETDSMLLKNVIEKRWNCPWHIINILEEIWRIMGERTILINHIFREGNKLADFLANVAFDKGDVIGLAYMVFSLWTIQCVVLASLDAHSVG; this is encoded by the exons ATGGGTTTCAAGGGCAGCATGtacacttggtggaatggtaaaGCGGATGGGCAATGTATTTTCAAAAGGTTGGATAGGTGCTTAGCTAATCAGAGACTGCAGAGTCTATATCCTAATTTTGAAGTGGAGCATCTTATCAAACAAGGATCTGATCATTCACCTCTTTTAATTACTTGTAAAGCTGATAGCAGGGTAATTAGAAAATCTTTCAGATTCTTAAATTTCTGGATTGATCATCCCTCTTTTCTGGATGTTGTGAAAAATAATTGGAATGGAATACATGGATCAGATCCATTTTATATTTTTCATAGCAGATTAAAGAAGTTGAGCAAAGTATTATCTAAATGGAGTAGAGATACCTATGGAAATATTTTCAAACAGATAGATACTTTGGAGGAAATTGTTAAGATCCATGAACAAGAATTTGAGAAAAATCCTTCTGGTGCTAACAGAGAGAGGTTACAAAAGGTTCAAGCAGAGCTTATTAATTTCTATGCAGTGGAGGAGAAATTCTGGAAGCAGAATCAGGAATGCAGTG TGTGGTTGGATAGAGAGGAGGATATTGTGGAGGAGGCCATCACATTTTTTCAGTCTCAGTTCACTGCTGAAACAGAAGCCACAGATTTTGAGTTGCTAAAGCACATCCCAAAGTTGATATCAGAAGAACAGAATAAGGAGataaatgagtttccagaggaGAATGAAATCAAGAATGCTATTTTTGGATTGAATGTTAATAGTGCAGGGGGTCCAGATGGTTATACTGGGAAGTTCTTCCAAGCAACCTGGGAGATTATTGCAAAAGATATCATTACCATGGTACATTCCTTTTTTTGTGGACATGAACTTCCAAGGTATATTACATGCACTAATCTTGTATTATTACCTAAGAATAAAGATGTGGTTACTTGTTCAGATCTTAGACCGATAAGTCTGAGTAATTTTATTAGTAAAGTGTTCTCCAGAATTATCAATGAGAGACTAGTGAAATTACTGCCACTTATTATATCTCCTCAGCAGACTGGGTTTGTGAAAGGCAGAAGCATTGTGAAAAATATACTTCTTGTTCAAGAAATAGTCCATGAAATCAGAATAAGGGGCAAGCTAGCCAACACAGTTATCAAACTGGATATGGCAAAGGCTTATGATAGAGTCTCTTGGCTATTCTTAACAAAAGTACTGAGAAAGATGGGATTTGGAGAGTTTTTGATTGATATGGTATACAGGCTCATTTCAAACAACTGGTACTCTATTTTAATCAATGGACAGGCTCAGGGATTCTTTAAATCAACTAAGGGAGTAAAGCAAGGTGATCCTCTATCACCTACTTTATTCATAATAGCAGCAGAGTGTATGACCAGGGCATTGAATGAGTTACACAAGAAAGAAGGATATGTAGGTTATGgcatgccaaaatggagtccatatATTAATCacttggcatatgcagatgacacaattATTTTCACATCTGCACAACCACATACTTTGAAGCTTGTAATGAACACATTGGCAGAATACGAGAAGATCAGTGGCCAGAAAATCAATAAAGAAAAGAGTGCATTTTACCAATCTGTTTCTCAGACTTTGGCAAATAGTGTAGTAGAGTGTACCCATATTCCTAGAAAGGAATTCCTTTTTACATATCTTGGTATACCAATCTACTATGGGAGGAAAAGAATTGCTCACTTTAAGGAGATCACTGAGAAGATACATAATAGGTTAGGCCTATGGACTAGAAAACTATTGtcaataggaggaaaaacaactCTTATTAATCATGTGCTACAGAGTATGCCTATCCATTTATTATCAGCATGTGATCCACCATCTGGAGTGTTTGCACAAATTCATGGAATGTTTGCTAAGTTTTTCTGGAGTAATTCAGTTGGAAACTCAAGTAAGCATTGG GACATCTGGTGGCAATTAAAACAAGGAAACTCTTACTTCTGGTTAGACAATTGGACTGGAAAAGGATCTTTATGTCATAATCTGCCACCTAATCATCCATGTGATCTCACAGTAGTGCTAGTGAATGAAGTTCAGGAAGAAGGAAGATGGAAGGAGGAGCAGATAAGGGCACTGGTACCTAAAGAGATGGCCAACCACATTTTACAACATGTTCAGCCACCTACTGGAAAAGATACTGTAGATAAAGCTTACTGGAAGTTGGATTCTAGAGGTATTTTCACAGTGAGTTCAGCATACCAGGTAATGAGACAAAGAAGAGAGGTTAACAAGGTGTACGAATACATATGGATTAAAGGTTTGCCTACTAAAATATGTTTCTTCATGTGGAGAATGTGGAAATCCAAGCTGCCATTAGATGAGACACTGAAGAAGTGGGGTTTTCAATTTGCATCAAGATGTAATTGCTATGAAATACCTAAGGAAGAGACCATATCACATGTTTTCTTAAACTCTCATGTGGCCCAAACAATATGGAAATATTTTTGTGGTCCTGCTGGTTTTAACATTTCTGGTATGCATCTTTCTCAGGTAATAAATCTATGGTGGGAAGCTACAGTTAATCAGCACATCAGGAGAATTTATCAGGTGATTCCAACAATTATAGTATGGGAAATATGGAAGAGGAGGAATGCTATTCTACATGGAGGAAAGATGACTGTTAATAAATTAAAGTATCAAATATTGCATACTGTAGATTTATTCATGAAGGCAAGCAGAAAGAATTTTAGATATGCACCTTACAGTTGGATGGATTTTATCAAGGCATTACATGCTTATTCACCTAAACTGAAGGTAATCCAAGTGTGTTGGAAACCTCCAGATAATGGTTGGATAAAATGTAACATTGATGGGGCATCTAGGGGAAATCCTGGAAGAAGTTCTTGGAGCTTTTGTGTTAGAAATTCAGATGGAGATTTGATATATGCTCAAGCAAAGGAAATGAAGGATGGCCATTTTTCTAATACTCATGCTGAAGTTGAAGCTATTCTACAGGCTCTAAGGTACATGAACAGAATGAATATTCTCCAAATGGTGGTGGAAACAGATTCTATGTTATTGAAGAATGTAATTGAGAAGAGGTGGAACTGTCCTTGGCATATCATTAACATATTGGAGGAAATCTGGAGAATTATGGGGGAAAGAACAATTCTGATTAATCATATATTCAGGGAAGGAAATAAACTTGCAGATTTCCTTGCTAATGTAGCCTTTGATAAAGGGGATGTTATAG GTTTAGCATACATGGTGTTTTCACTATGGACTATCCAATGTGTGGTATTAGCATCCTTGGATGCTCATTCCGTTGGATAG